A genomic stretch from Candidatus Methanomassiliicoccus intestinalis Issoire-Mx1 includes:
- a CDS encoding InlB B-repeat-containing protein: protein MILGNWTDNVDDDWYTKHPDDTTFAISEPGELAYLAKLVNEGINFTGKTIKLDSDIDLSEHYWVPIGNHSHKFNGTFDGQNNQIKGMFISERDSEYVGLFGQIGSNCALNNITILGKIEITLKNDIRLGGICGYADGGSITNCHNSVNMSISSIDKIDNTNPSGNYIRIGGIIGSIENSTAITNCSNNGDIAVDSSTTELSDMHQLGGIVGEIHSTTGQNTAKVIDCYNDGNISNKISKDDAYCDIGGVCGWINNGLIINCYNSGLIKSISTSGTTKSYIGGLIGYTEGLDLVNSYSIGNITVESDINCNDLEMFVGGLIGYSRFWGNVFSSYNLGDIEVTSNARTDLNIYIGGIIGYFKASSISCCYNIGNISVETSFTTVPDINSDLYLESCSAIGGIVGFNYGGEIQNCYNSGKIVACTADHVDENISKPSIKLYLGGLIGYSMASGNLINSYNIGIINVFITKIIENIDESSLDIALGGITGKGNQYKISNCYNISVASSPSSIIKCGGILGYESNVGTLIDTYCSDGNLTSIGNKASDDRVTKLSNDGMRYLRLLNGSNNLNNGQESKPWSPDIFGVNDGYPVLADVPIQISPDGVQTNSEKVPKSVIYIVTNNEESQQENYLKHIALATGSKLNTSYQNVILDTFNVINPSYSWKEFDMKYPPKWINTSADNSKNSILLSASGTYCGVITYDVSEKSSTDANVQPISYHYTTLSRTVELKDGLVYDSNDGSGKTYSVLPDETGKVTVEDNMFHYDGHAFVEWKNTADESGKSYKTENELTINSGSIILYAQWEEAYTVTIYVSQENATIIITDEDGKEIKPEKDGTYMLPQGKYTYKVFKSGYITSTKEFTVGDLSDEKNKEITISVDLSSSSSGGTPVSYNVTYNANGGSGTLIDVNSPYHSGVTVLVLENNFTKDGCTFKNWNTKADGSGTSYSAGDRFSINSNISLYAQWEEVSTPPAVQKVTVTFYIGNEVYKVVEVNKDSSLKDKFPVNPESSDNDSNFKEWNTKEDASGTAFTADSIVNEDTSVYAVWEKSSSSSSHSWWWIIIIIIILIIIAAAYYYYKKNQN from the coding sequence ATGATCTTGGGGAATTGGACTGATAATGTTGATGATGATTGGTACACTAAACATCCAGATGACACTACCTTTGCAATTTCAGAACCTGGTGAATTAGCATATCTTGCTAAACTTGTGAATGAAGGAATTAATTTCACTGGTAAAACAATCAAGCTTGATAGTGATATCGATCTTTCAGAACATTACTGGGTGCCGATTGGAAACCATTCTCACAAATTTAACGGAACATTCGATGGTCAAAATAATCAGATCAAAGGAATGTTTATTTCTGAACGTGATTCTGAGTATGTCGGTCTTTTTGGACAGATTGGTAGCAATTGTGCATTGAATAATATCACAATTTTAGGCAAGATCGAAATAACTTTGAAGAATGACATTCGTCTAGGTGGAATATGTGGATATGCAGATGGCGGATCAATCACAAACTGCCATAATTCTGTAAATATGAGTATCAGTAGTATTGATAAAATCGATAATACCAATCCATCTGGTAACTATATCCGCATTGGTGGAATCATTGGATCTATTGAAAATAGTACAGCTATAACCAATTGTTCTAATAATGGAGATATTGCTGTTGATTCTTCTACTACTGAATTATCAGATATGCATCAACTTGGTGGAATCGTTGGAGAAATTCATTCTACAACAGGTCAAAATACAGCTAAAGTTATAGATTGTTATAATGATGGTAATATCTCCAATAAAATTTCCAAGGATGATGCTTACTGTGATATTGGTGGGGTGTGTGGCTGGATAAATAATGGTCTAATCATTAACTGCTATAATTCTGGGCTAATCAAATCAATTTCAACTTCTGGTACAACAAAATCATACATTGGTGGACTTATAGGATATACCGAAGGATTAGATTTAGTGAACTCATATAGTATAGGCAATATTACGGTAGAATCTGATATAAATTGCAACGATCTAGAAATGTTTGTAGGTGGCTTAATAGGATACTCTCGTTTTTGGGGTAACGTCTTCTCATCTTATAATCTAGGTGATATAGAAGTAACTTCCAATGCAAGAACTGATCTGAATATATACATTGGTGGCATAATCGGGTATTTTAAAGCGTCATCCATCTCTTGTTGTTACAATATAGGAAATATCTCTGTAGAAACAAGCTTCACCACCGTACCAGATATCAATAGCGATCTATATTTAGAAAGCTGTAGCGCTATAGGTGGAATCGTTGGATTCAATTATGGAGGAGAGATACAAAATTGTTACAATTCTGGAAAAATCGTAGCATGTACAGCTGATCATGTGGATGAAAACATTTCAAAACCCAGTATTAAGTTGTATCTTGGTGGTTTAATCGGATATAGCATGGCGAGTGGAAATTTAATAAATAGTTACAATATAGGTATAATTAATGTATTTATAACAAAAATCATAGAAAATATTGATGAGAGCTCATTAGATATTGCGTTAGGTGGGATTACGGGTAAGGGCAATCAATATAAGATAAGTAACTGTTACAATATTTCTGTTGCATCGTCACCAAGTTCAATAATAAAATGTGGTGGTATACTTGGATACGAATCTAATGTAGGAACATTAATTGATACTTATTGCTCTGATGGCAATCTAACTAGCATAGGAAATAAGGCCAGTGATGATAGAGTAACAAAACTCTCCAACGATGGTATGAGATACCTAAGGTTGCTGAATGGAAGTAACAACCTCAATAACGGTCAAGAATCAAAACCATGGTCTCCCGATATTTTTGGAGTTAATGATGGTTATCCAGTTCTTGCAGATGTTCCAATACAAATAAGTCCAGATGGTGTACAAACTAATTCAGAAAAAGTTCCAAAATCTGTTATATACATCGTAACAAACAATGAAGAATCTCAGCAGGAGAATTACCTTAAACATATTGCATTAGCAACTGGTTCAAAATTAAACACATCTTATCAAAATGTGATTTTGGATACATTTAATGTCATAAATCCATCATACTCGTGGAAAGAATTCGATATGAAATATCCTCCAAAATGGATTAATACTTCTGCAGATAACTCTAAAAATAGCATACTTCTGAGTGCTAGCGGAACATATTGTGGAGTAATAACCTACGATGTATCGGAGAAATCATCAACAGATGCTAATGTGCAACCTATATCTTATCATTACACAACTCTTTCAAGAACTGTTGAATTAAAAGATGGCTTAGTCTATGACTCAAATGACGGTTCGGGTAAAACATACTCTGTACTTCCAGATGAAACTGGAAAAGTTACTGTGGAAGACAATATGTTCCATTATGATGGGCATGCGTTTGTTGAATGGAAAAATACAGCAGACGAATCTGGGAAATCATATAAGACTGAAAATGAACTCACCATCAATTCAGGAAGCATAATTCTTTATGCTCAATGGGAAGAAGCTTACACAGTTACCATCTATGTTTCTCAGGAAAATGCAACAATCATTATAACCGATGAAGACGGGAAGGAAATAAAACCTGAAAAAGACGGCACATATATGCTTCCTCAAGGCAAGTATACATACAAAGTCTTCAAAAGTGGTTATATAACTTCAACGAAAGAATTTACTGTCGGTGATTTGTCTGATGAAAAAAACAAAGAAATTACAATTTCTGTCGATCTGAGTTCTTCAAGCAGCGGAGGAACCCCTGTTTCCTACAATGTAACTTACAATGCAAACGGAGGATCAGGAACTCTCATCGATGTAAACAGTCCTTATCATTCAGGAGTTACAGTATTGGTTCTTGAAAATAACTTCACTAAAGACGGTTGCACTTTCAAGAACTGGAACACTAAAGCAGACGGTTCAGGAACTTCATATTCTGCAGGAGACAGATTCTCAATCAATTCTAACATATCATTATATGCGCAATGGGAAGAAGTATCAACTCCGCCTGCAGTGCAGAAAGTAACAGTTACATTCTACATTGGAAATGAAGTATACAAAGTAGTAGAAGTAAACAAAGACTCATCACTGAAAGACAAGTTCCCTGTAAATCCTGAATCTTCTGACAATGACAGTAATTTCAAAGAATGGAATACAAAAGAGGATGCTTCAGGAACAGCATTTACAGCAGATTCAATAGTAAACGAAGACACTTCAGTATATGCAGTATGGGAAAAGTCTTCATCAAGCAGCAGTCACAGCTGGTGGTGGATTATAATCATTATCATAATTCTGATCATAATTGCTGCTGCTTACTATTACTACAAAAAGAATCAGAACTGA
- a CDS encoding ABC transporter ATP-binding protein, which translates to MNIMIKGMTFSYSSVSVLNDICLNISGPQMVSILGPNGVGKSTLIHCINKILTPTGGAVLLDDKDVNEYSLKEMAKKIGYVPYASSDTFPLTVVDTVLLGRHPHANWKTSDEDLQIVYDTLKKLDIEDLAVRYFNELSAGQHQKVMLARGLVQKPNVLLLDEPTANLDVKHQLSISRLLKKLSHEDDLLVIMISHDLNIAAKYSDAVILMHDGRIYDVGSPEKVITAENIEKVYGVKSSIIMNEGRPHVILEDPESMRCTPVKKESICVMENSVCENL; encoded by the coding sequence ATGAATATAATGATCAAAGGCATGACATTCAGTTATTCTTCCGTTTCAGTTTTGAATGACATCTGCCTGAATATCAGTGGTCCGCAGATGGTTTCCATTCTTGGTCCAAATGGTGTTGGAAAGTCTACGCTGATCCACTGCATCAACAAGATTCTTACGCCTACCGGCGGAGCGGTTCTGCTTGATGACAAGGATGTCAATGAGTATTCGCTTAAAGAGATGGCAAAAAAGATCGGCTATGTTCCCTATGCTTCATCAGACACATTTCCGCTGACTGTCGTGGATACTGTTCTTCTGGGCAGACATCCGCATGCCAACTGGAAGACTTCAGACGAAGACCTGCAGATTGTATATGATACTCTGAAAAAGCTTGACATTGAAGATCTGGCCGTGAGATATTTTAATGAACTTTCTGCAGGGCAGCATCAAAAAGTGATGCTTGCCAGAGGATTGGTTCAGAAACCTAATGTTCTGCTGCTTGATGAACCCACAGCCAATCTGGATGTGAAACATCAGCTCAGCATCTCCCGTCTGTTGAAGAAACTTTCACATGAAGATGATCTTCTTGTCATTATGATCAGCCATGATCTGAATATTGCAGCTAAATATTCTGATGCTGTCATCCTAATGCATGATGGCAGGATTTATGATGTCGGTTCTCCTGAAAAAGTCATTACTGCAGAAAATATAGAAAAGGTGTATGGTGTAAAATCCAGCATAATCATGAATGAAGGGCGGCCTCATGTGATTCTGGAAGACCCTGAAAGCATGCGCTGCACTCCTGTGAAAAAAGAATCAATCTGTGTGATGGAGAACTCAGTCTGTGAAAACCTATAG
- a CDS encoding FecCD family ABC transporter permease yields MEVSDYRRQSRKRIALILILAAVTVVIAIYSLCISKYYISFSESLDIVVKNLHGITFESYTERLKSFIVWDSHVPMAIAAILVGGVLGISGAVMQILIRNPVADPYTTGISSGALFGVAIFIILGAGFTDLAYDTGLMINAFIFSLIPIGAIILFSVFKKVTPTVMVLIGIAVMYVFSAMTTLLKYTASDEDVASIYAWSVGTLDNVSWDAIPYIIFAYLLILISMMIYSNRLNVLSSGESASKSLGENPTRLRLICLVLISVSVSISVCFTGTIGFVGLIAPHISRVLVGSNAKYLIPCSAVSGSLILIASECVARCIGSTGLDVGVVTALIGGPVFLYFLVKLRKGTW; encoded by the coding sequence ATGGAGGTCTCCGATTACCGCCGCCAGAGCCGAAAGAGAATAGCTTTGATACTGATTCTGGCTGCAGTAACAGTTGTCATTGCAATATACTCCCTCTGCATTTCAAAATATTATATAAGCTTCTCAGAGTCCCTGGATATTGTAGTAAAAAATCTGCATGGAATTACATTTGAATCATATACAGAGCGCTTGAAGAGCTTCATAGTCTGGGACAGCCACGTTCCGATGGCTATCGCCGCTATTCTGGTTGGCGGAGTGCTGGGGATAAGCGGTGCTGTAATGCAGATCTTGATCAGAAACCCAGTTGCTGATCCATATACTACAGGAATATCCTCCGGCGCGTTGTTTGGCGTAGCTATATTTATCATCCTGGGTGCCGGCTTCACAGACTTGGCTTATGACACCGGCTTGATGATCAATGCATTCATATTTTCCTTGATTCCGATTGGAGCGATTATTCTCTTTTCTGTTTTCAAAAAAGTGACGCCTACAGTAATGGTTCTGATTGGAATTGCAGTCATGTATGTGTTTTCTGCAATGACCACTCTTCTGAAGTATACGGCATCAGATGAGGATGTAGCTTCAATATATGCTTGGTCTGTCGGTACGCTGGATAACGTTTCCTGGGATGCCATTCCATATATCATTTTTGCATATCTTTTGATATTAATTTCAATGATGATCTATTCGAACAGGCTGAATGTTCTTTCTTCCGGTGAAAGCGCTTCTAAAAGTCTCGGTGAAAATCCGACCAGGCTGAGGCTCATCTGTCTTGTTCTGATTTCTGTCTCAGTTTCAATCTCAGTGTGTTTTACTGGCACAATAGGCTTTGTTGGATTGATTGCCCCGCATATCTCGAGAGTCCTGGTCGGTTCGAATGCAAAATATCTGATTCCCTGCTCTGCTGTATCCGGATCTTTAATTCTGATAGCAAGTGAATGTGTTGCCAGGTGTATAGGCAGTACGGGTTTGGATGTAGGTGTTGTAACAGCGCTGATCGGCGGTCCGGTATTTCTCTACTTCTTGGTTAAATTAAGAAAAGGAACATGGTGA
- a CDS encoding FecCD family ABC transporter permease translates to MITGSSSEHIKEYKRYRKRRVCFVLICLLLAFLLLGLSIYVGARNIDFIEVYELLYNHIIGTVYPPGSSEYVSDFIVWNVRLPRTLFALVAGAGLAVGGAVMQNVMNNPLADPYTTGISSGACFGVAVAVILGISVSITSQLANLGVVFNAFIFALIPMAMIIIIAPRNNKSPATLILSGIAISYIFNALTTVLMMSTDAETLAVVYKWQVGSLSDITMQSLPLMCAINIAGIIFAVYSSNKLNVLTLGDDSAKSLGLNANNMRIACLMVISFMVASVVCYAGVISFIGLISAHIVRSIIGSDNKFVIPASAAFGALFMISADILVRYLSPSDSIPVGVMLSFIGAPIFLFLIIKQKKAVW, encoded by the coding sequence TTGATTACAGGCAGTTCTTCAGAACATATCAAAGAATACAAACGATACAGAAAAAGAAGAGTCTGCTTTGTCTTAATCTGCCTCCTGTTGGCTTTTTTATTGCTTGGCTTGTCGATATATGTCGGCGCCAGAAATATTGATTTTATTGAGGTATATGAACTATTATACAACCATATTATCGGTACAGTTTATCCACCGGGAAGTTCAGAATATGTCAGTGATTTCATCGTTTGGAATGTCAGGCTTCCAAGGACTTTGTTTGCCTTAGTCGCCGGAGCAGGTCTGGCAGTCGGCGGGGCTGTGATGCAGAATGTCATGAACAACCCTCTTGCTGATCCTTATACCACAGGAATATCATCAGGAGCCTGTTTCGGAGTTGCAGTTGCAGTTATTCTGGGTATTTCAGTTTCAATAACTTCTCAGCTGGCCAACCTTGGAGTTGTTTTTAACGCGTTTATTTTTGCACTTATCCCAATGGCAATGATCATCATCATAGCTCCGCGGAATAATAAGTCCCCGGCTACATTGATCTTGTCAGGTATTGCGATATCTTACATTTTTAATGCATTGACCACTGTGCTGATGATGTCGACAGACGCCGAGACGCTGGCAGTGGTATACAAGTGGCAGGTTGGATCTCTGAGCGATATCACGATGCAGTCTCTTCCGCTTATGTGCGCCATCAATATTGCAGGAATTATTTTTGCTGTTTATTCATCAAATAAACTCAATGTTCTGACGTTAGGTGATGACAGTGCCAAGAGTCTCGGGCTGAATGCAAACAATATGAGAATTGCCTGTCTGATGGTCATTTCATTCATGGTTGCTTCAGTTGTCTGTTACGCAGGAGTGATCTCATTCATCGGGCTGATTTCTGCGCATATCGTCAGAAGCATAATTGGATCTGACAATAAATTCGTCATTCCTGCGTCTGCAGCCTTCGGTGCGCTTTTCATGATCTCAGCTGACATTCTGGTCAGGTATCTTTCTCCTTCTGATTCAATTCCTGTGGGAGTCATGCTGTCTTTCATCGGAGCGCCTATCTTCTTATTTTTAATAATTAAACAAAAAAAGGCGGTGTGGTAA
- a CDS encoding putative immunity protein, protein MKAKFADSEKLFNSIEKLACKQDQKILAVWAADCAERVLKNFESVCPEDKRPRLAIEAARKWADGEIPMPEARSIAFDAHASARDLENMSAELAARSAGHSAATAHVAEHAVHASTYAVKSLYHSLKDNANDAVEEERKWQYQHLRELGANKS, encoded by the coding sequence ATGAAAGCAAAGTTTGCGGACTCAGAAAAGTTATTCAATTCCATTGAAAAGCTGGCATGCAAACAGGATCAGAAAATTCTTGCCGTCTGGGCAGCTGATTGTGCTGAACGCGTACTGAAAAATTTTGAGAGTGTCTGTCCGGAAGACAAAAGACCAAGACTGGCTATCGAAGCTGCAAGAAAATGGGCTGACGGTGAAATACCAATGCCGGAAGCGCGTTCGATTGCTTTTGATGCACATGCTTCTGCAAGAGACTTAGAAAATATGTCTGCTGAATTGGCTGCCAGATCTGCAGGTCATTCTGCAGCTACTGCACATGTTGCAGAGCATGCCGTACACGCTTCCACTTATGCTGTTAAATCCTTGTATCATTCTTTGAAGGATAACGCCAATGATGCAGTTGAAGAAGAAAGAAAATGGCAGTATCAGCATCTGCGCGAACTGGGCGCAAACAAATCTTAA